The sequence below is a genomic window from Uranotaenia lowii strain MFRU-FL chromosome 2, ASM2978415v1, whole genome shotgun sequence.
CAGGGTCGGAACACTCGAAGATTCGGAACAAGGAAACACCTTAAACGCGCGTTAAAGAAATCCCACCTTTATTTCCCTATCTTGGGGTTCACACAAATGGTCACTAGAACTTTCCCTAGATCAAGCTGGGTTGTATCCTACCTTAGGGTGGCGTCTTACAGGCGGTGAGCTGGAACAGCCGAAGCCTGTGGGCCAAGGAAAGACTTCTCCCCGAAACGGATGCCGGAAGGACCTCTGGAACGTGGGTCACAGGTAGGTCAACGGGTCACTGCTGATACTGCATCTCTGACGTCCTGGCCGTCGGTTGTTGATGGCTGCCTGATTGCACTACACTAATTCCGAACACCTCTGGGGGGGATTTCCGGTGCAAATGGTCGACACAGGCGGTCAGTGTACGGGCGGTCGAGGAGCCAGGTCAGGTGCAGCACGGGCCTAATGACGTACAGCAAGGTTGACTGAGGCCGGTAATCCAGCCAACTGGGTTTAAGCCCTAGAATGGCCAGCACAGGTAAACGGATGCTACCAAGGTGGCTCGGTGGAATGAACCCTAAACGACCAGCACTGGTTGACGGACGCTGGCACGGTGGGATGGTTTTCCAAAGCCAAATATCGGGGTCCTGGATGTTCGAACGCTCTTCGCAGCTGGTTGATGGCGTTCACAGGATTGTGCGGCTTCGTCGAGATCTTCCATCCAAATGAAGCGGATCTTGCATGCGGTCTTTGATCCCGATCCAGGTCAAAGGCTTTGTGGTGTATCCATGGATTCCTCCCATCATGCCCTCTTGTCATTCTTGGTAATGGTGCTACCAAGGCGTACAGCACCATCTATCCGCCAAATACGCTCCCGTTGACCTGATCGCACTGGTTGGTGGTGCGCTAGGGAATGTCAGGTGGTCCTCCTTCGTTGCTCACTAAGGCGCTTCCTTGCATGGTACGCGCTTTTAACAAAGATCCCTACAGAACTAGGCAGTACAGGTTCCCTGTCAGGAAGGTTTGCTCAATCGGGCCGATTGCAAAACAGAGATGGCGGCACTCGAATTCTAGCGGTTAGAATTCGGTACATTTTCGGTTCGATTTCCATCCGTCTGCTCGATTGCTCGAAATCTAaacggtatgtttttttttgcaaagcgCATCGGCTGTACGAAAACGAACCAACGAGAAAACTGTCATGTCGGTCTGGTTTCGTCGCAATGCGAATCATTACAATACTGGTAATTAATGGAAAATTAGAGTTTTCTTTATCAGTTTTTGTTATATTATTGTTTGCTGAGGGCGAAAAGTCTATCAGCTGGTATCAACGGGTCACTTTATGAAGTTTATAGTTCGTAAGCCGAAATGAAATATTCGAATGGGTAAGTCGAAGCCGCCATTTGcgcttttcattattttaaattaaaatcgcgAAAATCGCATTTGATTAAATATTTACATTGCTCCTTCTCACATTTCGCGTTAACGTTGGATGAGTCATCATTCATTGGAACGGCTCAACAAGCACCCAACGTACCACCGGTAACCGGTCGCTCACTCCGTTATCAAACAGCAACAGGCAGCCAAACAGCAAAACCAGCCGTTATTTCCGATGACGACGCTGCCGCCAATGCTAGCATTGGGGCCAacaaatcccagaaaaaaaggaCGGAGGAACTGGACCTGCAGATGGACCAAACAATACATCTACTCCGAATCAAATTCCGCCGCACCCTCAGGCATTATCTCCCGGGTAATTTTGCCCGAATCGGAttaagaaaaatttgagaaatctgGCATCGAGCAGTCCAGATGTTGTAAGTCtgggtttatttttttgtttaggaagatactaatttttttaactttaatgtAATTCTTTCTGCTTCTTGAAGGTTAGTTACCAAAAATTCAAGGGGTTTTCGGTTTCCCTGGAAGGGGAAGCAGTTGTATCGAGAATTGCTGCAAGTGTTGAATAGTTCAGACGGAAGTTTTCGCCGCTTTGTCCATCTGCTGTAAGAAAAGTGCTTCCGGACTTGTGACCTCTGAAATAAGATGCCCGAAACAATCAAATTACATGAGGCGTTGGAGAAGGTAAATCACTGGCTTGTGGCCAATTTGCACGAAAGGCAAAATGTTATCATGGTGATCTTCATCTTGTGAAAGCAGTAACCCGATCCTTGGAAGGTATGATATTCTGATTACACAAGCTAtcagttttcttttaattaaagATAAACATGTTATTTCTAGGTCGAAGCTTCGATGGAAAAATTAATCACCAACGCTGCTTAGATTGTTTCCATATAAGCCAAAATGCGCTCCGATAATAAATCAACTCCGGAAGCGACTGCTGTTTTCGGTAAAGCTTGCAAACGGTTTTGCTTCGATTAACTAATGTCCATGAAAGCCATTCGGTTAAAGAGGAGTGCTAAAAAAGTACCTACCTAACAGTTTAAAATTAGACCCATAGTAAAGCGACAAACCGGGATCAGCAGAGAAAGGAATGAAACCTAGGACCCCTAAGCGGTAGATGTTTGAATCAACTTCGGAAAAATTAGAACGGTAAAATCTCTGTTCATGTCCCTGGGAGGGGACATCCTCAACTACTACAGTTCCTTTAAGAAAGTATCTACGGGCGGTTCTTTAAGGAGAATTTCTTCCTTTGGTTGGTAgactttttatttacattgcatGTTAAGAAGATAACTTCCTTTTTTTTAGCATGAAGATAAATAAGTGCAAATCAGACCAAAGATTTTTCATCACCTGTGGCGAATGCCCCCTTCTGAACGATACCAATGTGGGCGTTGGCTATGAGATTCGCGAGATGCCGGTTATTGGATGTTTTGGcagcaaaaatttatattagagACTTCAACCGGAGATTGTTTACCGTCCTTTCCGAAAAACTGTGAGAAATTTGAGGtggaaaatcacagaaaaatcccctgctaaaatatcttatttttattttagacaACGGAAATGCTCTCTCACTTGGAAGCATGGAACTGTTCCAAGCGGCAGGAAATCAGTACCGCACCCAAATTATATTGCCGAGCAGAACgatactttcattttttttaactacttgTAGTTAATACAAAGATCGCACTCTTCTGGAGCAATTCCAGCGGATCAATTGTCTGGACTCAAGTTAAACTACTTGACGGTGGTTCTGTTTGCCTGCAACCTCTGACCTGAATTCGGATAATATGAGCGTATTGTTTCGGCGCGGTGAGGCTGGAATCGGCTGGAGAACTACGAGCTGGCCATCGACGATTTGCACCGGGCTCAAGACCAGATGGTATGTCGGACAATCAGCATTAGGATTCGTAATTAAGTAGGTGACCAGAtggtattttttatcaaaaaattaacgaaaattttaagattttgcagAACAAGGAAAAGCGTGAATCGAAGGAAAACGCAGCCGAAGCTAATAAACTAGGCACCAAAAAAACTTTCGGCGGAGGTGCTAAACAAATGGTGGATGCAAACGTTCAGAAGATCATGGATAAAGGATTTTCGGAAGATCAAGTAAATCATGCTTTGAAGTTAACTAGAAACAAGGTCAATCGAGCGTTAAGCAATCTCCAATAAATAGAAGAGAGGAAGCAGGTCCAGAATGACATTCGTACCGGAAGAACGAAACCACCCGTTAAACCACGCAAACGCGATTCTGAGTCAGAATAATCGGCTAAAGTTTCACTGTTTGATTTCCTGGAAGATATCCTGCCATGATATATATGAAGATATATGATGCCACTAAATAAAAGAGTTCGAGTAAAGAATCTACACCTTTCAATAAATCATTGGCTAATGAAGGCTATGGTGATTCAAATGCAAATACAATCAATAGGACATCTCATTCTGCCAGCAATAATAATGTTAGCCAATACCCGTCGAGCTCAACCTCGCATTACAATAATTCAAGTAAAGGATATCAACAGCaacgttttgaaaataatatctcTAACAGTTTTGCAAACAGGAATGTCAACCCTACGAATAATGGTCATCCACATCATCAACAGCCCTAATCTCACAACACGAACGCCAATTCTTCTACTGGTTACAAACAGTCGTCCGACTACAATACCCCAAGGAAAATTTAATTCTTCTTCACATGGCGATGGTGGAAAAGGTCAGCAATCAGGTTATTATTACGGTCACGCGGAAAACCGAACCTCCCAAAACTGCAACGGTCAAGCTGAttcgagaaaaaatacaaatgtcTCGAACTCGACCCATTTctctcagcagcagcagcagcacaatTCGCAACGCGGTCCCTCTCATAACACGAGCTACGCCACCAGTTCTGGTAAACCGATTCAAGGTCAACACCAGAATTCGCACCCCAGCATTTATTCCAACCACTATGCACCGCAAAATGCAACGGGCAACGGCTCAGTGGTTATAATAACTCTAACACTGGTCCTAGTTCCAAGGTTAGTATTGAAATTGTACCTTTAGTAGTTCTATCAAAAACACAAATGACACTGAATCTTTGCAAACGTTTGCAATTCATGCTTAATTTCAGAACCAAAAAACCCAATATACTCCAAAGAGGAAGCCCAATATTTTTCACAACCTGTCAATTCTACGCCACCACCGCAGCAGGGAAGGAAACCACCTCCACCCAAGTGCTCCCTGCGAAATGCAGAATCTTCGCTGTTTGTATAAAAGGTAAGTTTTGCGTATTAACTCAGTAGAAGTATATCACAATCCTTCATCTGTACAATATGTTTGTGTAGTACAATAGATGACAAAATTTGTAAGAAAGTACATTCTGTGTTTGTTAAAGctacttttattgattttattatttcaaaattataaattttaaatttatacaatacaacacagaattgagaatttattattacaaatttatatCTGCTTACATTTCAACATTCGTCAGATTGGCAGTcctgttgaaatgaaaaattttgctttaagGCAGAAGTGAGGTTGATGATTTGCAAATAAGAAGCACaatttatttatcaaacaataataaaatgTTAAGATAAggaattatgataaaaaaaaatccgcctgGAATGGTTCTTAGGTGAACGTTTTCCGTTTAAACTGTGTAGCATAATTTATTTAACATTAATTAACATTAATAGatcgattattattattatttcctgAGATTGAGAGACGCCTACTCCCTCCACAGAAACTGGTGATCCTGTTTAGTATTATAAATTCCCATGGATCCAACTACTAGGTGCCagtgtttttggattttttttagaagtaattttcaaaatttgttagaTACTTCAGAATTTGATACTAAATGTTTATTCTTATCTTATTTCTGGTCGTTATTTGAAATCTTGACATCTATACCCGTATTCCAAACtggcaatatttttatttttccctaaacAAATTATAGGTAAACATTTGGAAATTGGAACGAATTTTAATGAACTAAATTTAAACCACTGTTAGTTAGtggtttaacattttttgttgatttttataaacAGGAATTTGTAAAACAAGCGTTCTTTTCTCAACACTGCgtttgtaatgttttttattatttgaaatattcaattcatGAAGCAACTTTTTATTTGTAGATTAATGCTTTTAATATCATTTTTCAGGTTTAAAGTTGTTTCTTGGCCTACTGCCCACCGCCAAATAGAACAACAAGAACGTCAATGGCTGAAATGATCAGGTGCCTTATGATATTCCGGTCGCAAGATGTCATGCTTATCAGACAACACATTTCTGGCTTGGGACAAActtgggattttttttcggtttgtcaAAATGTATCATTTGTCATTCGTAGAGTAAGGCCGGCATTAAAAGAATTTAAAGGATGTTCCGACCATGCCAACCCAAGCACAAACAACACTCAGCCTCGACAATCTGGTGGTATAGTCACACACCACGACGATGTAGTCACCCGATTGAAAAACGTCCAACTGATAGAACTGGGCAAGTATCGCATCAAACCTGGGCATTAATAGAATTCCTACATAAAAAGCTAGGTtttgtgaaatgagaaaaaaaacaaaacaacaatgtatcattgaattcaaaattaaattttttcaataaatgttcACAAAGCaatggttttctttttttttaattcattcgaaaccttgaaaaaacaacaacaaaactttTGGCAATCGGCCCAGAAATGGTCCGAAAATTCGTCCGgtttcggtccgaaatcggtccTTTTATTCGTATGGACGCATTGGCAATCGGCccagaaacggttcgaaaaatcgttcagtatcggtccgaaatcggtccCTTTTTTCGGATGGACACTATGGCAATCGGCCCAAAAACGGTTCGAAAAACTGTTCGGTTTCGGTTCAAAATCGGTCCTTTATTTCGGAGGGACCATGGCCATCGGCCCAGAAACGATTCGAAAACTGTTTGGATTCGGTTGGAAAACGGTCcgtttgttttgacatttgatcTGCTTGAACtggttgaaaaaagttatcgtcgtccgaaaaagtgtttcattttcgcGCGATTTTCTACTAAACTCGGCCCGATTTCTTATACGATTTCGGACCGATCGAGCAGATGTACGGACAAAAATCGGGCCGATTTCGGGCGATTTTTCCTGTCTGGGTTATGCTGGTTACAATTAGCGACTTTGGTATCCCATCAGGCGCAGATTTTTTCGAGGGATCCAGAGAATTCAGCTCTTTCAGAACCATtgatggcaaaactcctcagatcggcttgttcATTGAAAGAgagtgttattttttgtcgtcTGATCTCCTCCTAAGCTGTGtggggagagataaatcgcactgaaatcgAGAGTGAGATTATCACCACATAAGattgagcgagagcattcacatccgctgatgTAGGGAATTCCCTGCTTCGAACAATTCTATTGCGCATTGTGTTGACGAGAAATCTGACAGCTTACTCAGTTTATTattggtacgttcacgagaaaagacGCTGATCTCCGAACCAAAGGTGCCAGAGGTGTCCTGATTAACGAGAATCcatcttgatttttgaaaaaaagtcttgattatgattgaatttgtaataaaacagtttaacctcttaaaccgATGGTAATCtttggttcagatgatatttgttcggcatttttttttttgtatattaacTAAAAGCAAGCTAACTTCTTATATtttctgttgcataaattaaggcttATACAGCACCGTTATTTCGCCATaatttatgcaataaaaaaagagcTGCATTTAActtccaccaatctactggtgtccagataaagggtgatacggtcaaaatttggtcaagggacaacgcgtgtaaatcggtgaaatcgtttatttaaaaaaataaattaaatttctttttcaagtttaataagtatataattaggcttccgtttttccaaatccgaattgccgggccttacgtttAACCTCTGAcctcagattttgtacagccaccttgtccaccttcttcgccacgGAAAGCCAGtccttagcaattttttttggtcttctttaggttccgcttgacaatagcccagtattttttaattgggcggagctctagcgtgttgggagggttcttgtccttgggacccacctgcacgttgtaggcggcgtaccacttcatggcctttttaccgtaatggcaagatgccaaatccggccaaaacagtacggaacaaccgtgtttcttcaggaaaggcagcagacgtttattcaaacactctttcacgttaatttcttggttgacagtcccagaagctatgctaaaatgctgcttttcaagccacaggtacagatggcttgccaaaccagatatttcttcgcgaactttgacagttttatgtgcttgaaaatatctgcaacCTTTCCTATTCCTTTTGCTGTACAAAACTCCTGTtacggaagctgcttgtagtcggctttgacgtaggtttcgtcgtccattaccacgcagtcaaacttcgtcagcatcgtcgtgtacagcctccgggatcgcgctttggccgtcgtattttgtttatcatcgcgatttggagtcactaacttcttgtaagtcgatagtccagctcgttttttggctcgatgcacggttgtagacgatacaccctgcatatttgcggcatctcggagagagaggttagggtttagcttgaaactatcggcaactctctttgtcgtctcagcggcttccggttttcgatttccccccgatccagacttcctggctgtcgacaaacgttccccaaacacttaaattacaCTTGTAACGGtttatttggcaacttttagcgattttggcagctttgcgtgcgagtagctcggattttcacgatgcgcgagcaaaattttgatacgctgctcttcttcctcgggcggcattttgacaaaggaagagtgaattccaaaaacaaaataggaacacacacacacacacacacacacacacacacacacacacacacacacacacacacacacacacacacacacacacacacacacacacacacacacacagacacacacacacacacacacagacacacacacacacacacacacacacacacacacacacacacacacacacacacacacacacacacacacacacacacacactcacacacacacacacacacgcacacacacacacacacacacacacacacacacacacacacacacacacacacacacacacacacacacacacacacacacacacacacacacacacacacacacacacacacacacacacacacacacacacatacacacacacacacacacacacacacacacacacacacacacacacacacacacacacacacacacacaccttcaaaatgaggggtgttcaggttttttaaatgcaaaataaaaaaaaattcttcgcggtgtcctgattttttgacgaaaccatcTGCCATCTCTTCTCCGAACGCTACCTTTTGCCTAgatcaggcaaatagaaatttttctgCAGCATTTCttacttttcgacaaaaaaggagcactttttgaaaagatttgtaatcgtttatgataaaaaattgtgccgggaccaaacaaaatcaacaaagctgttgttttGTAGATCTCAatttggtgaaacttgtaaacttatccagtgcaaaactctctcatcgactcaaaaaaagttttaagaatggtcGTTCTaacgaaacaaaatttgatgcctgctcactggtcggtgattaaATCAgatcaatttcgatttttttgtttttttctgtatcCCTGGCCTTTTGCGAGAAAAAAGAATCCAAAACAGTAAACATAGGTGGTGGACATAGTACCGAGGGAGCAATTGctgttattttttctacgttgtgtggtggtGGTCTAAATTATCTCTTTCTTCATTTACACTAGGGCGCTCTTTGTGACCGAgctatactaaggttgccagattgcctggggACAGTccgtttgcccggatttcattgaaaaatgcctggattttgaccggatttattcattttatttggaaaatcaaacaaaataaaaaaaaaacaaattgtgttgttattttatttatgccttCAAAACTAAgtgttttgagcaagttttataaaaataatcatgaaaaataaaaataaaaataatcgataagttttgatgtaattttttttcaatttttttttatttatgttgaataatttttgggttttgacaaaatttgcccggaaattgctcggatttttgatcgccaattttgaaatcaaagcccggatttgtccggaccggatatgtgctgaaagaaatctggcaaccttaagctatACACTGCCCcgactttcataacagtcccatatgcaaaaacaagcaagcgaaaaatcagctttttctgttttggaatatatttttaaactataaccattacattcagcataaacgaaaatcgtttgatggaatgtgttctaggttgtcataataaatcgtacgacctga
It includes:
- the LOC129749062 gene encoding uncharacterized protein LOC129749062 — protein: MMPLNKRVRVKNLHLSINHWLMKAMVIQMQIQSIGHLILPAIIMLANTRRAQPRITIIQVKDINSNVLKIISLTVLQTGMSTLRIMVIHIINSPNLTTRTPILLLVTNSRPTTIPQGKFNSSSHGDGGKGQQSGYYYGHAENRTSQNCNGQADSRKNTNVSNSTHFSQQQQQHNSQRGPSHNTSYATSSGKPIQGQHQNSHPSIYSNHYAPQNATGNGSVVIITLTLVLVPRTKKPNILQRGSPIFFTTCQFYATTAAGKETTSTQVLPAKCRIFAVCIKGLKLFLGLLPTAK